A window of Pullulanibacillus sp. KACC 23026 genomic DNA:
AGACGAAGAGAATCGACATTGTTTGTATAGACAGCCATAAAAGGGTCACCTGAATTAAAGGAGTGATCGCCATTTTGTGCTAGTCGCTTTAAAATTCCTAAAGGCAAATTATGGACGGCTTCATTCTTCAATAAAAAGGGTTCGACTTTTTCTAAAAAAAGGCTAGGATTTGCATAACGCTTAAAATTCATATAGACTCCCCTCCCATGTCTCCTTACATAGTTGCTTATCTTATCTGTTTGGGCTCGCCCTTACTTTGACTCAAGTTCAAAATCCATAACAAGCCGGTCCAAGGTCCCAATTTCATCTAAGTACTTTATGACAGATTGGTGCGCTTCTGAAGGGCCGTAATTCTGCAACGCTTCTTTTGACTCAAAGCGAACGGTTAGTCCTGCTTCATAGCCTTGTGCGCGTCCAGAAAAATCATAACCTGCCTGTATATCAAGAATACCTGGCAGAACGTTTCCTAAATGAACGAGTTTTTTTAACGCCTCATCTTTTTGGTCCTGTGTCGTTTGTTCACTAAATTTAAGTAAGACAATGTGCTCAATCATATTTGTTGAAGCCTCCCTGATTATAAGTTTAATTACATAAGATTCCATTTATTATACCGTAATCTATAGGGATCTGTAATAAATGGAAGGAGTCAAACCAAACGAATTTTCATTCTTTACAGTTCTGCAACAATTCTATAAAATTATTTTGTTAGCACTTACGCCTTTTGACCTATTTCAATTAACTTCATACGAGTATGACTTGCGGGCGTAAGAAACTTGATAGTTAAATAGCGAAGTCGATAACCGCGGGGCAAAGGAACCGTGGTTTTTTGATCTTAGAAACGATTGAAGGAGACAAAGTGATGAAGTTATTTTTAGATTTAAGGTGGTATTTCAAGCAAGAGAAGTGGAACTATCTTGCCGGTGTCCTGTTCTTAATGGGAGCAAGTCTTCTATCAATGGTTCCTCCTTACGTTGTAGGGCTTCTCGTTGATCAAATACGCCTTAGGACCTTAACTGCTGAAAATTTAGTCAAGTGGATGGTCTTTTTAGTTATTATAGGCATCATCTATTACGCATTTGGCTACTTCTGGCGTCAATTTATTTTTGGGTCATCGATCAAGCTTTCGAAGCAACTTCGAGATACGCTGTTTCGTCATTTTACCAAAATGGCTCCGCAGTTTTATCACAACCGCAGAATCGGTGACTTAATGGCGCACTCGACCAACGATATTCGGGCCGTTGAAGATGCGGCAGGCGACGGAATATTAACTTTGGTAGACTCGGTATCCATGGGAGCCATGGTTATTCTTTCAATGGCGATCTTGATAAATTGGAAACTCACATTGATTGCCCTTATTCCCATGCCTTTCATGGCCTGGGCTACCAGCCATTACGGCAATCTGTTGCATGAACGATTCTACAAAGCTCAAGCCGCTTTTTCTGATTTAAATGATAAAGTTCAAGAAAGCATCTCGGGAGTTCGAGTGACGAAAGCCTTTGGTTTGGAGAAAAAAGAAACACAAACCTTCCAAACGATGTCACAAGATGTTGTGGATAAGAACATTTCCGTAGCACGAATTGATGCTCTGTTTGATCCTACCATTACCTTTATTGTAGCCGTGTCCTATTTTCTATCATTGATATTTGGTGCTGTATTCGTTGTCCATGGTTCTTTAACGATTGGTCAACTTACGAGCTT
This region includes:
- a CDS encoding Dabb family protein; this translates as MIEHIVLLKFSEQTTQDQKDEALKKLVHLGNVLPGILDIQAGYDFSGRAQGYEAGLTVRFESKEALQNYGPSEAHQSVIKYLDEIGTLDRLVMDFELESK